One region of Pseudomonas alvandae genomic DNA includes:
- the trpB gene encoding tryptophan synthase subunit beta: MTQPTTPFNLRSGPDANGLFGAFGGRYVAETLMPLILDLAREYEVAKEDPAFIEELAYFQRDYVGRPSPLYFAERLTEYCGGAKIYLKREELNHTGAHKINNCIGQILLARRMGKKRIIAETGAGMHGVATATVAARFGLDCVIYMGTTDIERQQANVFRMKLLGAEVIPVVAGTGTLKDAMNEALRDWVTNVDSTFYLIGTVAGPHPYPAMVRDFQAVIGKETRDQLQAQEGRLPDSLVACIGGGSNAMGLFHPFLDDKSVDIIGVEAAGYGIETGKHAASLNGGVPGVLHGNRTFLLQDEDGQIIDAHSISAGLDYPGIGPEHAWLHDIGRVQYTSVTDAEALEAFHKCCRLEGIIPALESAHALAEVFKRAPNLPKEHLMVVNLSGRGDKDMQTVMHHMEQSQQEKH, from the coding sequence ATGACCCAGCCTACGACCCCCTTCAACCTGCGCAGCGGTCCTGATGCCAACGGCCTGTTTGGCGCGTTCGGCGGCCGCTATGTCGCGGAAACGCTGATGCCGCTGATCCTTGATCTGGCCCGTGAATACGAAGTGGCGAAGGAAGATCCTGCGTTCATTGAGGAATTGGCCTACTTCCAACGGGATTATGTCGGTCGTCCCAGCCCGCTGTATTTCGCCGAGCGCCTGACTGAATACTGTGGCGGCGCAAAAATCTATCTCAAGCGCGAAGAGCTGAACCACACCGGCGCGCACAAGATCAACAACTGCATCGGCCAGATCCTGCTGGCGCGGCGCATGGGCAAGAAACGCATCATCGCCGAGACCGGCGCCGGCATGCACGGGGTGGCGACAGCCACTGTGGCGGCTCGTTTCGGCCTGGACTGCGTTATCTACATGGGCACCACCGACATCGAACGCCAGCAGGCCAACGTGTTTCGCATGAAGCTGCTCGGTGCCGAGGTCATCCCGGTGGTCGCCGGTACCGGTACCCTCAAGGATGCGATGAACGAAGCGCTGCGCGACTGGGTGACGAACGTCGACAGTACGTTCTACCTGATCGGCACCGTGGCCGGGCCGCACCCTTATCCAGCGATGGTCCGCGATTTCCAAGCCGTGATCGGCAAGGAAACCCGCGATCAGTTGCAAGCCCAGGAAGGTCGCCTGCCGGACAGCCTGGTGGCGTGCATCGGTGGCGGCTCCAACGCCATGGGCCTGTTCCATCCGTTCCTGGATGACAAGAGCGTCGATATCATTGGCGTCGAAGCGGCGGGCTACGGCATCGAGACCGGCAAGCACGCGGCGAGCCTGAACGGCGGCGTCCCAGGCGTATTGCACGGTAACCGTACCTTCCTGTTGCAGGATGAAGACGGCCAGATCATCGACGCTCATTCGATCTCCGCCGGCCTCGATTACCCCGGCATCGGCCCTGAACACGCGTGGTTGCATGACATTGGCCGCGTCCAATACACCTCGGTCACCGACGCGGAAGCGTTGGAAGCGTTCCATAAATGCTGCCGCCTGGAAGGGATTATTCCTGCCCTGGAAAGCGCCCATGCCTTGGCCGAAGTGTTCAAGCGCGCGCCGAACCTGCCCAAGGAGCACCTGATGGTGGTCAACCTGTCCGGCCGTGGTGACAAAGACATGCAAACCGTGATGCACCACATGGAACAGTCCCAGCAGGAGAAACACTGA
- a CDS encoding LysR family transcriptional regulator, with amino-acid sequence MSRDLPPLNALRAFEATARLNSVSQAAEQLHVTHGAVSRQLKALEEHLGVSLFSKEGRGLKLTDAGARLRDASTEAFERLRTVCAELTQSTADAPFVLGCSGSLLARWFIPRLGRLNADLPDLRLHLSAGEGDLDPRRPGLDALLVFAEPPWPADMQVYELTSERIGPVISPRYAEFTRLCNAPASELLGEPLLHTTSRPQAWPIWARQNALGPQALKFGQGFEHLYYLLEAAVAGLGVAIAPEPLVAEDLRAGRLVAPWGFSETSARLALWLPKRAADGRARQLAQWLRQELNPSN; translated from the coding sequence ATGAGCCGCGACCTGCCCCCCCTCAACGCCTTGCGTGCCTTTGAAGCCACCGCCCGCCTGAACAGCGTAAGCCAGGCGGCAGAACAGCTCCACGTCACCCATGGCGCCGTCAGTCGTCAATTGAAGGCGCTGGAAGAACACTTGGGTGTCAGCTTGTTCAGCAAGGAGGGGCGAGGCCTGAAACTCACAGATGCAGGCGCGCGTCTGCGCGACGCCAGCACCGAAGCGTTCGAGCGCCTGCGCACCGTTTGCGCCGAACTGACGCAAAGCACGGCGGACGCCCCGTTCGTGCTGGGCTGTTCGGGAAGCTTGTTGGCACGTTGGTTCATTCCTCGACTCGGCAGGTTGAATGCCGATCTGCCGGACCTGCGCCTGCACCTCTCAGCCGGCGAAGGCGACCTCGACCCGAGACGCCCGGGTCTGGATGCCCTGCTGGTATTCGCCGAACCGCCCTGGCCGGCCGACATGCAAGTATATGAACTGACCAGCGAGCGGATCGGCCCGGTGATCAGCCCGCGCTATGCCGAATTCACCCGTTTGTGCAACGCACCCGCCAGCGAATTGCTGGGCGAGCCGCTCTTGCACACAACCTCCCGCCCCCAGGCCTGGCCAATTTGGGCACGACAAAACGCCCTTGGACCCCAGGCGTTGAAATTCGGGCAAGGTTTCGAGCATTTGTATTATTTACTGGAAGCGGCCGTGGCCGGGCTCGGCGTGGCAATTGCCCCCGAGCCGCTGGTCGCAGAGGACCTGCGTGCCGGTCGCCTGGTCGCGCCGTGGGGTTTCAGTGAAACCTCGGCGCGGCTGGCGTTGTGGCTGCCCAAGCGCGCCGCGGACGGGCGCGCCCGGCAATTGGCGCAATGGCTCAGGCAAGAGCTGAACCCATCGAACTAG
- a CDS encoding LLM class flavin-dependent oxidoreductase: MKQLSEVKFSTLDLVPVRADGNAAQSLRNSLDLAQHVEKYGYTRFWVAEHHNMDGIASSATAVLLGYLAGGTSTIRVGSGGVMLPNHAPLVIAEQFGTLESLFPGRIDLGLGRAPGSDQMTARALRRERSGSADDFPDDVAELMRYLGPRTPDQRIIAMPGTGTNVPVWLLGSSLFSAQLAGERGLPYAFASHFAPRFMHEAIRVYRNHFKPSAVLDKPYVMLGVPLVAADTDEQADYLATSVYQRILALMRGQSLVQRPPVETMNGLWLPHEKEAVGDFLGLAMIGSPQKIRAKLEVLIEQTQADELIFTSDLYEHADRLHSYELLAQVMKG; this comes from the coding sequence ATGAAACAGCTGTCCGAAGTGAAGTTTTCAACCCTCGACCTGGTACCCGTCCGTGCCGATGGCAATGCCGCCCAGTCCTTGCGCAACTCCCTGGATCTGGCGCAGCACGTGGAAAAGTATGGCTACACCCGCTTCTGGGTGGCCGAGCACCACAACATGGACGGCATCGCCAGCTCCGCGACGGCGGTTCTGCTGGGCTACCTGGCGGGAGGCACGTCGACCATCCGCGTCGGTTCCGGCGGGGTCATGCTGCCGAACCACGCGCCGTTGGTGATCGCCGAACAGTTCGGCACGCTGGAAAGCCTGTTTCCGGGCCGGATCGATCTCGGGTTGGGCAGGGCGCCTGGTTCGGACCAGATGACTGCACGCGCCCTTCGTCGCGAGCGCTCCGGCAGCGCCGATGACTTCCCTGATGACGTGGCCGAACTGATGCGTTATCTCGGCCCGCGAACCCCGGACCAACGCATCATCGCCATGCCCGGCACGGGAACGAATGTACCGGTGTGGCTGTTGGGTTCCAGTCTGTTCAGTGCGCAACTGGCGGGAGAACGCGGTTTGCCCTACGCATTCGCCTCCCATTTCGCACCGCGCTTCATGCATGAGGCGATTCGTGTCTATCGCAACCACTTCAAGCCGTCGGCGGTACTGGACAAGCCTTACGTCATGCTTGGCGTACCGCTGGTCGCAGCGGATACCGACGAACAAGCCGATTACCTGGCGACGTCGGTGTACCAGCGGATCCTGGCGTTGATGCGCGGCCAGAGCCTGGTGCAGCGCCCGCCAGTGGAAACCATGAATGGCCTGTGGTTGCCCCATGAAAAGGAAGCGGTAGGCGACTTCCTCGGCCTGGCCATGATTGGCAGCCCGCAGAAAATCCGCGCCAAGTTGGAGGTGTTGATCGAGCAAACTCAGGCCGATGAGTTGATTTTCACCAGCGACCTGTATGAACACGCTGACCGCCTGCACTCGTATGAACTGCTGGCGCAGGTCATGAAAGGCTGA
- a CDS encoding dodecin, which translates to MSDHHTYKKVELVGSSPTSIEDAINNALAEASKSLKHLEWFEVTETRGHIENGRAAHFQVTIKVGFRIANS; encoded by the coding sequence ATGAGTGATCACCACACGTACAAGAAAGTCGAGCTGGTCGGCTCGTCTCCCACCAGCATTGAAGACGCCATCAACAATGCCTTGGCCGAGGCCAGCAAAAGCCTCAAGCACCTGGAATGGTTTGAGGTCACCGAGACCCGCGGCCACATCGAAAATGGCCGGGCCGCGCACTTCCAGGTCACCATCAAGGTCGGATTCCGGATCGCCAATAGCTGA
- a CDS encoding serine/threonine-protein kinase has translation MSSPESAQALPRDGERHRTCFASTDASPTLEPSQSCAGETPKILAGRYRLERLLGAGGMGVVYRARDLLLEQFGDPDPYIALKMLSEAFDGAPDASTLLYSEFALTRRLLHPNVLRPFTFEVDATHRLAFITMELMRGMTLDKLLCERPLGLSWPELKMIAVPLLDAIAHAHDRGVLHGDIKPSNIMVCEDGVRLFDFGLGLAEIGPLNGLPSLNRHRLNAWTPGYAAPELLEGAPLCARADVYSLACVLYELACGKHPFQRLPSNQARDIGLERQLKAPRKLPRRCWLALREALAFDPARRGISVARLRDAWVGGAFWW, from the coding sequence GTGAGCAGCCCTGAATCGGCACAAGCGCTCCCACGTGACGGCGAGCGTCATCGGACCTGTTTCGCCTCCACCGATGCATCGCCTACGCTGGAACCGAGCCAATCTTGTGCCGGCGAAACGCCGAAGATACTCGCGGGACGCTATCGCCTGGAACGTTTGCTTGGAGCTGGCGGCATGGGCGTCGTATATCGGGCCCGAGACCTGCTTCTTGAACAATTCGGTGATCCGGATCCGTACATTGCACTGAAGATGCTCAGCGAGGCGTTTGATGGGGCACCGGACGCGAGCACGTTGCTTTACAGCGAGTTCGCCCTGACTCGACGCTTGCTGCATCCAAACGTATTGCGTCCGTTCACCTTCGAAGTGGACGCCACTCACCGGCTTGCCTTTATCACCATGGAACTCATGCGCGGCATGACGCTGGACAAGTTACTTTGCGAACGGCCCCTCGGTCTGTCTTGGCCCGAGCTGAAAATGATAGCCGTGCCGCTGCTCGATGCCATTGCCCATGCCCATGACCGAGGCGTGCTGCACGGTGACATCAAGCCAAGCAACATCATGGTGTGTGAAGACGGTGTGCGCTTGTTCGATTTCGGCCTGGGCCTGGCTGAAATAGGCCCGTTGAACGGCTTGCCCTCGTTGAATCGCCACCGCCTCAACGCTTGGACCCCAGGCTACGCCGCCCCCGAATTGCTCGAAGGCGCACCGCTCTGCGCACGCGCCGACGTCTACAGCCTGGCTTGCGTGCTCTACGAACTGGCGTGCGGCAAACATCCGTTTCAACGTTTACCGTCGAACCAGGCGCGTGATATCGGGTTGGAGCGCCAGCTCAAGGCACCGAGAAAGCTGCCGCGGCGCTGCTGGTTGGCGTTGCGTGAGGCGTTGGCGTTTGATCCGGCGCGGCGCGGGATCAGTGTTGCGAGGTTGCGGGACGCATGGGTAGGTGGAGCTTTTTGGTGGTGA
- the trpA gene encoding tryptophan synthase subunit alpha: MSRLQTRFAELKEQNRAALVTFVTAGDPDYDTSLAILKGLPGAGADVIELGMPFTDPMADGPAIQLANIRALGAQQNLAKTLQMVREFRKDNAETPLVLMGYFNPIHRYGVQRFIGEALDCGVDGLIVVDMPPEHNSELCEPAQAAGLDFIRLTTPTTDDVRLPTVLNGSSGFVYYVSVAGVTGAGAATLEHVEEAVARLRRHTDLPISIGFGIRTSEQAAAIARLADGVVVGSALIDHIASADTSEQAIDGVLSLCAALADGVRKARLG; encoded by the coding sequence ATGAGCCGCCTGCAAACCCGTTTTGCCGAACTCAAGGAACAGAACCGTGCCGCCCTGGTGACGTTTGTCACGGCTGGCGATCCGGACTACGACACCTCGCTGGCGATCCTCAAGGGCTTGCCTGGCGCAGGCGCCGATGTCATCGAGTTGGGCATGCCATTCACTGATCCAATGGCCGACGGCCCAGCGATCCAGTTGGCGAACATCCGCGCCCTGGGAGCCCAGCAGAACCTGGCGAAAACCCTGCAGATGGTTCGTGAGTTCCGTAAGGACAATGCCGAGACGCCGCTGGTGCTGATGGGTTACTTCAACCCGATCCACCGTTATGGGGTGCAGCGTTTCATCGGCGAAGCGTTGGATTGCGGCGTTGATGGCCTGATCGTCGTGGACATGCCGCCTGAGCACAACAGCGAACTGTGCGAGCCGGCCCAGGCTGCTGGCCTGGACTTTATCCGCCTGACCACACCAACCACGGATGATGTGCGTCTGCCCACTGTGCTTAACGGCAGTTCCGGCTTCGTCTACTACGTGTCGGTAGCAGGTGTGACCGGCGCCGGCGCCGCGACGCTGGAACATGTGGAGGAAGCTGTTGCGCGTCTGCGTCGACATACCGATTTGCCGATCAGCATCGGTTTCGGTATCCGCACGTCGGAGCAGGCGGCGGCTATTGCGCGGTTGGCTGATGGGGTCGTGGTCGGCTCTGCGCTGATCGACCATATCGCCAGCGCCGATACGTCGGAACAGGCGATCGACGGGGTGCTGAGCTTATGTGCCGCTCTGGCTGATGGGGTGCGCAAGGCGCGTCTCGGCTGA
- a CDS encoding DUF883 family protein: MASTSLRKASLQSMEAEIESLLKSLESLKDDASDESRRTLKSLKANAENALKHSRHLLSDAYEEVKVKTRETGIATRDYAQEHPWTTAGVAVGALGLLAAYLLCKRGD, translated from the coding sequence ATGGCCAGCACTTCGTTACGCAAAGCCTCGTTGCAAAGCATGGAAGCGGAGATCGAGAGTCTGCTCAAGTCGTTGGAAAGCCTGAAGGACGACGCGTCGGACGAGTCGCGTAGGACCCTCAAGTCGCTCAAGGCAAACGCCGAAAATGCGCTGAAACATTCCCGGCATCTGCTCAGCGATGCGTATGAAGAGGTCAAGGTGAAAACCCGTGAAACCGGGATCGCCACGCGCGACTACGCTCAGGAACACCCTTGGACCACGGCCGGCGTTGCAGTTGGCGCGCTGGGTCTGCTGGCCGCTTACTTGTTGTGCAAGCGCGGTGACTAG
- a CDS encoding DUF1161 domain-containing protein — protein sequence MKRFALAVIGCVLATSTLAAPKPCEELKTEIEAKIQAQGVTSYTLEIVTNDEVHDQNMVVGTCENGTKKIIYQKNDR from the coding sequence ATGAAACGGTTTGCCCTGGCAGTCATCGGTTGCGTATTGGCCACTTCGACCCTCGCGGCCCCCAAACCCTGCGAAGAACTCAAGACCGAGATCGAAGCCAAGATCCAGGCCCAGGGCGTCACGTCCTACACCCTGGAAATCGTCACCAACGACGAAGTCCACGACCAGAACATGGTGGTGGGCACCTGTGAGAACGGCACCAAGAAAATCATCTATCAGAAGAACGATCGCTAG
- a CDS encoding PP2C family protein-serine/threonine phosphatase: MHHACDWRSAARTDTGKVRQRNEDALLECPKRGLWAVADGMGGHSGGDIASQLIVANLADLPLYRDFDARLDAVRQCLRWTNRRLSQELTVTAANPLGILGSTVVALLLEGRRAACVWAGDSRCYLWRGGHLYQLSRDHSLREQLVAECRFSRDEANAHPAAKALTRAIGASQELRLEILELDVQRGDKFLLCTDGVYQDLGSQTLGDAMSLSSPAKVLECLFEGVLRGAARDNLTAVVIGA, from the coding sequence ATGCATCATGCCTGCGACTGGCGTAGTGCCGCGCGGACGGACACTGGCAAGGTTCGTCAGCGGAACGAGGATGCACTCCTGGAATGCCCGAAACGGGGGTTATGGGCAGTGGCGGATGGAATGGGCGGTCATTCGGGCGGCGATATCGCCAGCCAATTGATTGTCGCCAATCTCGCCGATCTGCCCCTGTATCGAGACTTCGACGCGCGCTTGGACGCCGTGCGCCAATGCCTGCGTTGGACCAATCGGCGCTTGAGTCAGGAGCTGACCGTCACCGCGGCAAATCCGCTCGGCATCTTGGGCAGCACGGTGGTGGCGTTATTGCTGGAAGGTCGCCGTGCGGCGTGTGTCTGGGCGGGCGACAGCCGCTGTTATCTCTGGCGCGGTGGGCATTTATATCAACTGTCCAGGGATCACTCGCTGCGCGAACAACTGGTCGCTGAATGCCGCTTCAGTCGCGACGAGGCCAATGCTCATCCCGCCGCGAAAGCATTGACGAGAGCGATAGGCGCTTCGCAAGAGTTGAGGCTGGAAATACTGGAACTGGATGTTCAGCGTGGCGATAAATTCTTGTTGTGCACCGATGGCGTTTATCAGGATCTGGGTAGCCAAACCCTTGGCGACGCCATGAGCCTGTCGTCCCCAGCCAAGGTGCTCGAATGTCTGTTCGAGGGCGTTTTGAGGGGCGCTGCGCGGGATAACCTGACGGCTGTGGTGATTGGCGCGTGA
- a CDS encoding aminopeptidase, with amino-acid sequence MIRQRSRHRLLDRVFRILFPALLLLLLNGCASVAYYGQLASGQLRLLQAREPIDRVIADPARDPKLRAHLSQAREARAFASAHLHLPDNNSYRLYADIGRPFVVWNVFATPEFSLAPQNHCFPIAGCVAYRGYYNQGAARGEAALQQLQGMDVSIGGVEAYSTLGWFNDPILSSMLHWGDERLATLIFHELAHQRFYVKDDTAFNESFATFVEQEGTRQWRTHRGLAPDNGNSLRQRDQFIQLILDTRQRLETLYAQPLPAEQMRQRKAAEFERLRSDYERMRDSQWAGDKRYDAWVYTPLNNARLLPFGLYDQWVPAFAALFKREGGDWVAFYSAVEKLGRLPADERKAALEALTAPKIADD; translated from the coding sequence TTGATCAGGCAGCGTTCACGCCATCGGTTACTCGACCGTGTTTTCCGGATTTTGTTTCCAGCCCTCCTGCTTTTGTTACTCAACGGTTGTGCAAGCGTTGCTTATTACGGCCAGCTCGCCAGCGGACAACTGCGACTGCTACAAGCCCGCGAGCCGATCGACCGCGTCATCGCCGACCCCGCCCGCGATCCAAAACTGCGCGCGCACTTGAGCCAGGCACGCGAGGCCCGGGCGTTCGCCAGCGCACACCTGCACCTGCCCGATAACAACAGCTATCGCCTGTACGCGGACATCGGCCGCCCCTTTGTCGTCTGGAACGTCTTCGCCACCCCGGAGTTCTCCCTGGCCCCGCAAAACCACTGTTTCCCCATCGCCGGTTGCGTGGCGTATCGCGGCTATTACAACCAGGGCGCTGCCCGAGGCGAGGCCGCGTTGCAGCAATTGCAGGGCATGGACGTGTCGATTGGCGGCGTGGAGGCCTACTCGACGCTGGGCTGGTTCAACGACCCGATCCTGAGTTCGATGCTGCACTGGGGCGACGAACGCCTGGCGACGCTGATCTTTCATGAACTGGCGCACCAGCGGTTCTACGTGAAGGACGACACGGCATTCAACGAATCCTTCGCCACCTTCGTCGAACAGGAAGGCACCCGCCAATGGCGCACCCATCGCGGGCTGGCGCCAGACAATGGCAACTCATTGCGCCAACGCGACCAGTTCATCCAACTGATCCTCGACACCCGCCAACGCCTGGAAACCCTCTACGCGCAACCCCTGCCGGCCGAGCAGATGCGCCAGCGCAAGGCCGCTGAATTCGAACGCCTGCGCAGCGACTACGAGCGAATGCGCGACAGCCAATGGGCGGGTGACAAGCGCTATGACGCCTGGGTCTATACGCCACTGAACAACGCCCGGCTATTGCCGTTCGGCCTGTATGACCAATGGGTGCCGGCGTTTGCGGCGTTGTTCAAGCGGGAAGGTGGGGATTGGGTTGCGTTTTATAGCGCAGTTGAAAAGCTCGGCCGATTGCCGGCTGATGAGCGCAAGGCAGCCTTGGAGGCATTGACTGCCCCCAAAATTGCTGACGATTGA
- a CDS encoding DUF1161 domain-containing protein, whose product MKKWMVALGLLSLAGTAFAAGKPCEELKSEIAAKLDAKGVSGYTLEIVEKGAAADGKVVGTCEGGSKEIVYKK is encoded by the coding sequence ATGAAGAAGTGGATGGTGGCCCTGGGTTTGCTGAGCCTTGCGGGTACCGCCTTTGCGGCCGGCAAACCGTGCGAAGAGCTGAAAAGCGAAATCGCGGCGAAGCTTGATGCCAAAGGTGTGTCGGGTTACACGCTGGAAATTGTCGAGAAAGGCGCAGCGGCGGACGGAAAAGTCGTCGGCACCTGTGAGGGCGGTTCGAAGGAAATCGTCTACAAGAAATAA
- a CDS encoding OsmC family protein: protein MAIVKKASAHWEGDLKTGIGSISTETGVLREAPYGFKARFEGGKGTNPEELIGAAHAGCFSMAFSMILGDAGLKADSIDTNAEVTLDQVDGGFAITAIKLILKAKIPGATQAQFEELSNKAKEGCPVSKVLNAKITLDATLVS from the coding sequence ATGGCTATCGTCAAGAAAGCATCGGCTCACTGGGAAGGTGACCTGAAGACCGGCATCGGCTCCATCTCCACGGAAACCGGCGTGTTGCGCGAAGCGCCCTATGGTTTCAAGGCCCGTTTTGAAGGCGGCAAGGGCACCAACCCGGAAGAATTGATCGGCGCGGCCCATGCGGGCTGCTTCTCCATGGCGTTTTCGATGATCCTCGGCGACGCCGGGCTCAAGGCTGACAGCATCGACACCAACGCCGAAGTGACCCTGGACCAGGTCGATGGCGGCTTTGCGATCACCGCAATCAAGCTGATCCTCAAGGCCAAGATCCCCGGCGCCACCCAGGCGCAATTCGAAGAACTGAGCAACAAGGCCAAGGAAGGTTGCCCGGTTTCCAAGGTGCTCAACGCCAAGATCACCCTGGATGCGACGCTGGTAAGTTGA